A section of the Xiphias gladius isolate SHS-SW01 ecotype Sanya breed wild chromosome 8, ASM1685928v1, whole genome shotgun sequence genome encodes:
- the shisal1b gene encoding protein shisa-like-1a isoform X1 — MTITSRQSLNVLTVIFLLLSTAALSAHYRVCEPYSDHKGRYHFGFHCPRLSDNKTYMFCCHHNNTAFKYCCNETEFQMVMQINLTTTSDGYAHNNYTALVGVWIYGFFVMVLLALDFLYYSAINYELCRVYLEKWGLGGRWLKKARSQWHRSMPEESEAQAQAQPMVPSHHQPRHSLRGESHSPTLLPYNTSNAW; from the exons ATGACTATCACCAGCCGGCAGTCCTTAAATGTCCTGACGGTCATTTTCCTTCTGCTGTCCACTGCAG CCCTCTCAGCTCATTACCGGGTGTGTGAACCCTACTCTGACCACAAGGGGCGTTACCACTTTGGCTTTCACTGCCCACGCCTCTCAGACAACAAGACCTACATGTTCTGCTGCCACCACAACAACACCGCCTTCAAGTACTGCTGCAACGAGACTGAGTTCCAGATGGTCATGCAGATCAACCTCACCACCACCTCAGACGGATATGCACACAA TAATTATACAGCCCTGGTCGGCGTGTGGATCTACGGCTTCTTTGTCATGGTGCTGCTTGCGCTGGACTTTCTCTATTACTCAGCCATAAACTACGAGCTGTGCCGGGTCTACCTGGAGAAATGGGGTCTGGGAGGACGCTGGCTAAAGAAGGCTCGGAGTCAGTGGCACAGGTCCATGCCAGAGGAAAGTGAAGCCCAGGCTCAAGCCCAGCCCATGGTCCCCAGCCACCACCAGCCCCGACACAGCCTGCGAGGGGAGAGCCACAGCCCTACGCTCCTGCCCTACAACACATCCAACGCATGGTGA
- the shisal1b gene encoding protein shisa-like-1a isoform X2, with the protein MTITSRQSLNVLTVIFLLLSTAALSAHYRVCEPYSDHKGRYHFGFHCPRLSDNKTYMFCCHHNNTAFKYCCNETEFQMVMQINLTTTSDGYAHNNYTALVGVWIYGFFVMVLLALDFLYYSAINYELCRVYLEKWGLGGRWLKKARSQWHRSMPEESEAQAQAQPMVPSHHQPRHSLRGESHSPTLLPYNTSNA; encoded by the exons ATGACTATCACCAGCCGGCAGTCCTTAAATGTCCTGACGGTCATTTTCCTTCTGCTGTCCACTGCAG CCCTCTCAGCTCATTACCGGGTGTGTGAACCCTACTCTGACCACAAGGGGCGTTACCACTTTGGCTTTCACTGCCCACGCCTCTCAGACAACAAGACCTACATGTTCTGCTGCCACCACAACAACACCGCCTTCAAGTACTGCTGCAACGAGACTGAGTTCCAGATGGTCATGCAGATCAACCTCACCACCACCTCAGACGGATATGCACACAA TAATTATACAGCCCTGGTCGGCGTGTGGATCTACGGCTTCTTTGTCATGGTGCTGCTTGCGCTGGACTTTCTCTATTACTCAGCCATAAACTACGAGCTGTGCCGGGTCTACCTGGAGAAATGGGGTCTGGGAGGACGCTGGCTAAAGAAGGCTCGGAGTCAGTGGCACAGGTCCATGCCAGAGGAAAGTGAAGCCCAGGCTCAAGCCCAGCCCATGGTCCCCAGCCACCACCAGCCCCGACACAGCCTGCGAGGGGAGAGCCACAGCCCTACGCTCCTGCCCTACAACACATCCAACGCATG a